Proteins encoded in a region of the Dromaius novaehollandiae isolate bDroNov1 chromosome 18, bDroNov1.hap1, whole genome shotgun sequence genome:
- the LOC112991032 gene encoding beta-keratin-related protein-like — protein MACYSPCLPATCGPTPLANSCNEPCVLQCPESIVVIQPPPVLVTLPGPILSSSLEGIAVGCTASAAVGSSLSAGGVPIASGGSLGLGGFGRSGLGCGLYGHFARGNLFS, from the coding sequence ATGGCGTGCTACAGCCCGTGCCtgccagccacctgcggcccaaCCCCACTTGCCAACAGCTGCAACGAGCCGTGCGTCCTCCAGTGCCCTGAATCCATCGTTGTGATCCAGCCCCCGCCAGTGCTGGTGACCCTGCCAGGCCCGATCCTCAGCTCTTCCCTGGAGGGCATAGCCGTGGGCTGCACCGCGTCAGCTGCCGTGGGGAGCTCTCTCAGCGCTGGCGGCGTCCCCATTGCTtctgggggctccctggggctgggcggCTTTGGGCGGTCAGGCCTGGGCTGTGGGCTCTATGGGCACTTTGCACGGGGCAATCTCTTCTCCTAA